From the Deinococcus sonorensis KR-87 genome, the window CCGTCCTGGACGGGGCCTTTCTTTGTCTGGCTCGGCAGGTAGGGATCGAACCTACGACCATTCGATTAACAGTCGAACGCTCTACCGCTGAGCTACTGCCGAATACCGCTGCAAATGCAGCGAGGGAGATGATAGCAGCCGGGCCAGGGCAACGCAAGTGCTGCCACCCCTTCTCACCGGACGTTATGCTGCCCGGTATGGACAACCAGAGCTTTGAGCAGAGTCTCCGCAACTATGCCGATCTGACGGTGCAGGTGGGGGCCGGCGTGCAGCCGGGCCAGCGCGTGCTCATCGAGTCGCCGGTGGACGCCGCACCGCTGGCCCGTGAACTGGTCCGGGCCGCGTACCGGGCAGGTGCCAGCTTCGCGGACGTGCGCTGGGACGACGATCAGGTGGTGCTGGCCCGCTTCGAGGCGGCGCCGGACGACACCTTTGAGACCATCAGCCGCTGGCGGGTGGACGCCGAGATGGAGGTGGCCGAGGCGGGCGGCAGCGTCATCGCCATCCGGGCCACCAACCCCAACCTGCTGGGCAGCGTGGACGCCGGGCGCGTGAGCACCCACCAGCGGGCGCTCGCCACCTACCGGCGGCCCTACTCGCGCATCCAGATGAGCAACCGGCTGAACTGGAACCTGATCAGCGCCCCGGTGCAGGACTGGGCCACCCTGATGTTCCCGGACGCCACACCGGAGGAGGCGGTGCAGCAGCAGTGGGCCGCCATCTTCGCCGCCACCCGCGTCGACCAGCCGGACCCGGTGGCGGCCTGGAAGGCGCACCTCGCGACCCTGAAGGCTCGCCGTGAGCTGCTGACCAGCAAGCAGTACCACGCGCTGCACTTCCGGGGCGGTGAGACTGACCTGACGGTGGGCCTCGCCGACGACCACATCTGGGGCGGTGGGAGCGCCGACACCACCTCCGGCATCACCTTCACGGCCAACATTCCCACCGAGGAGGTCTGGACTGCCCCGCACCGCGAGCGGGTGGACGGCACGGTGGTCAGCACCAAGCCGCTCTCCTACAACGGCACCCTGATCGACGGGATTCGCATCCGCTTCGAGGGCGGGCGCATCGTGGAGGCCAGCGCCCGCCAGGGCGAGGCGACCCTGCGGCAGCTGATCGACACCGACGAGGGCTCGCACCGCCTGGGCGAGGTGGCGCTGGTGCCGCACTCCAGCCCCATCAGCCGCTCGGGTCTGTTCTTCTACAACACCCTCTACGACGAGAACGCCGCCAGCCACATCGCCATCGGGGCCGCCTACCGCTTCAACGTGCAGGGCGGCATCGACATGAGTGAGGAGGAGTTCGCTGCGAAGGGCGGCAACAGCAGCCTGACTCACGTGGACTGGATGATTGGCAGCGCCGACATGGACGTGGACGGCGTCCTGAAGGACGGCAGCCACGAGCCGGTGATGCGGGCCGGCGAATTCGTGATCTGAGGCACGCTGGCCGGGCTACACTCGCCTCATGAGACGTCCCCTGCTGGCCCTGTCCCTGCTGCTCGCCGGAACCGCCGCTGCTCAGACCACCGGGCCGGCGGTCCCGGCACTGCCGCCAGCCCAGACGGCCACCAGCCCGGCAGTTTCTTCTCTGCTGCTGACGGCGGCGCCCGGCACCCTGGCCGAGTACCGCTTGCAGAGCAGCACCGCCATCTCGGTGGTGGACTTCCATGCCGAGGCGCAGCCGGGCCAGACGGTGTCGGCGGCCACCCTGCAGAAACTCAACCTGGAGCTGCTGGCGCAGAAGGCCAGCCTGGAAAAGACGCTGAGCGCCGCGCAGCAGACCCCGGCACCGTCCAAGACCTTCATGCGGGTGCTGCCGGTGGCGGGCGGCTCGGGCCTGCTCACCACCAGCGTCGTGCAGATGCCGGCGGTGGCCGGGCGGCCCGCCTCTACCGTCAGCATCAGTGTGCGGCAGCAGA encodes:
- a CDS encoding aminopeptidase, whose protein sequence is MDNQSFEQSLRNYADLTVQVGAGVQPGQRVLIESPVDAAPLARELVRAAYRAGASFADVRWDDDQVVLARFEAAPDDTFETISRWRVDAEMEVAEAGGSVIAIRATNPNLLGSVDAGRVSTHQRALATYRRPYSRIQMSNRLNWNLISAPVQDWATLMFPDATPEEAVQQQWAAIFAATRVDQPDPVAAWKAHLATLKARRELLTSKQYHALHFRGGETDLTVGLADDHIWGGGSADTTSGITFTANIPTEEVWTAPHRERVDGTVVSTKPLSYNGTLIDGIRIRFEGGRIVEASARQGEATLRQLIDTDEGSHRLGEVALVPHSSPISRSGLFFYNTLYDENAASHIAIGAAYRFNVQGGIDMSEEEFAAKGGNSSLTHVDWMIGSADMDVDGVLKDGSHEPVMRAGEFVI